A genome region from Camelina sativa cultivar DH55 chromosome 10, Cs, whole genome shotgun sequence includes the following:
- the LOC109126859 gene encoding uncharacterized protein LOC109126859, producing MLRVREHGSKVGKLPQGKREAREHSSVLLLQGGGTYQATLSKVAAVDKKEEEKGSALEQEAKNQAKRDLDDIGTAVIPTKLEEPGSFNLPCSINYMHFNKCLYDLGASVSVMHYSITEKLGYEEFRPSNLYISLADGSNKDVIVKLENFPMKIRKPIIPTDFVIIEMEKENEDPIILGRPFLATAGAIIDVKRV from the exons ATGCTACGGGTGCGGGAGCATGGATCAAAGGTTGGCAAGCTGCCCCAAGGGAAGCGGGAAGCAAGAGAACATTCGAGTGTGCTTTTATTGCAAGGAGGTGGGACATATCAGGCCACATTGTCCAAGGTTGCAGCGGTTGACA AG aaagaagaagagaaagggtCTGCTTTGGAACAGGAGGCTAAGAATCAAGCCAAGAGAGATCTAGATGATATTGGAACAGCTGTGATTCCAACCAAACTTGAAGAGCCAGGTTCATTCAACCTGCCATGCTCCATCAACTACATGCACTTCAACAAGTGCCTCTATGATCTTGGAGCCTCGGTTAGTGTTATGCATTACTCAATAACAGAAAAGCTGGGATATGAAGAATTCAGGCCTAGTAACCTTTATATAAGtctagctgatggttcaaacAAGGATGTGATTGTTAAACTGGAGAACTTTCCAATGAAGATACGCAAGCCAATAATTCCTACTGATTTTGTCATAATAGAAATggagaaagagaatgaagaCCCAATCATTCTTGGGAGACCATTTTTAGCTACAGCTGGAGCCATTATTGATGTGAAAAGGGTGTGA